Proteins from a single region of Vanessa tameamea isolate UH-Manoa-2023 chromosome 23, ilVanTame1 primary haplotype, whole genome shotgun sequence:
- the LOC113397675 gene encoding uncharacterized protein LOC113397675 → MSFWNFKLVILITLCKVLQVHLVELDLIDCGIDHEMDVAEGNVDISQYPWLGILYYSFYDSAGEARAVTTVALIQAEFVIASAADIGPMPKKDFRSNSFVLLGDDWQRGERRVRNYVLHPEYGETYNTVALVQLSTPVRSEKIRPLCPPPDRLRNPDLYVVKFKDSDDYNILQKQVIPVTYVMSSLCKEFYVRANLYAKKMRPPHVACAVSLEQGDVCVWQAGGALVARDVWGRWQLLGLGVRGPGCGAPSRYLDMMSYYPWVENSLDKFRRVSISKISKQKYILRAGSHAYQRFGNCDEGEKTNLLYREMIALRTDNNQYQFLTYNFSMYDSVEFSCLTMELLNATAVSEMRIKHLCTRESKGPPCYSYKGSVFEISVYLMFSDTCRFEMFAWGWNKNMTLIDIQHWKWEEGTYYDDFTLQPVEYRGPMHETEFGFEPVDSEMWVPDYDSWTTSDIPDPMCTTTTRRKKGEDETPPPGDNAVVAAGHGDTDVKDLRSTREPSYKYLEFMTGQPNPIPKYTPRRTPEPGSTDGYSSSTVEGFLSTTII, encoded by the exons atgtctttttGGAACTTTAAACTAgtgattttaattacattatgcAAAG TGTTACAGGTACATCTCGTGGAGCTGGATTTGATAGACTGTGGTATAGACCATGAAATGGACGTGGCGGAAGGCAACGTTGATATTTCACAGTACCCATGGCTCGGGATATTGTATTATTCATTCT ATGACAGTGCTGGTGAAGCACGCGCCGTCACAACTGTTGCGCTAATACAAGCTGAGTTTGTGATCGCTTCGGCTGCAGATATTGGACCAATGCCTAAAAAAGATTTtag AAGCAACAGTTTTGTCCTTCTCGGCGATGACTGGCAGCGAGGCGAGCGTCGCGTGCGCAACTATGTTTTGCACCCTGAGTATGGCGAAACTTACAATACCGTCGCCTTAGTGCAGCTTAGTACGCCTGTTCGTAGTG aaaagaTAAGACCATTATGTCCGCCTCCGGATAGATTGAGAAATCCAGATTTGTATGTTGTGAAATTTAAAGATAGTGATG atTACAACATTCTTCAAAAGCAAGTGATTCCCGTAACATACGTGATGTCAAGTTTGTGTAAGGAGTTTTACGTTCGCGCGAAT TTATACGCAAAGAAGATGCGTCCTCCCCACGTGGCGTGCGCGGTGTCGCTGGAGCAGGGCGACGTCTGCGTGTGGCAAGCGGGCGGAGCGCTCGTGGCGCGCGACGTGTGGGGGCGCTGGCAGTTG CTCGGGCTGGGTGTGCGCGGGCCGGGCTGCGGCGCACCGTCGCGCTACCTCGACATGATGAGCTACTACCCGTGGGTGGAGAACAGCCTCGACAAGTTCCGAAGGGTCAGCATCTCTAAGATATCGAAGCAGAAATATATCTTGCGAG CCGGAAGTCATGCCTATCAGAGATTCGGTAATTGTGACGAGGGAGAAAAAACCAACCTGCTTTATCGTGAAATGATAGCGTTAAGGACAGACAATAATCAGTATCAGTTTTTGACGTACAAT TTTTCGATGTACGACTCCGTGGAGTTCTCGTGCCTAACAATGGAGTTGCTGAATGCAACCGCCGTCTCTGAGATGAGGATCAAGCATCTCTGTACGAGGGAGTCTAAGGGACCACCTTGCTATAGTTACAAAG GATCCGTCTTCGAAATCTCAGTGTACCTCATGTTCTCGGACACATGCCGCTTCGAGATGTTCGCGTGGGGCTGGAACAAGAACATGACGCTTATCGATATCCAGCATTGGAAGTGGGAAGAGGGCACCTACTATGACGACTTCACCTTGCAGCCGGTGGAGTATCGCGGCCCGATGCATGAGACGGAGTTCGGCTTCGAGCCAGTGGACAGCGAGATGTGGGTGCCGGACTACGACTCGTGGACCACGAGCGACATACCCGACCCCATGTGCACCACCACCACGAGGCGCAAAAAAGGAG aggATGAAACCCCCCCACCGGGTGATAATGCAGTAGTAGCCGCCGGCCATGGCGATACTGACGTTAAAGATTTGCGTAGCACGAGAGAACCGAGCTACAAGTATTTAGAATTCATGACTGGCCAACCTAATCCTATACCCAAGTATACACCCAGGAGAACGCCAGAGCCGGGATCTACCGACGGATATTCAAGTTCGACGGTTGAAGGATTTTTGTCGACGACCATAATATAA
- the LOC113397721 gene encoding homocysteine-responsive endoplasmic reticulum-resident ubiquitin-like domain member 2 protein encodes MIPDNVTLIVKAPNQQIDDQNIECESSWTVRQLKGHLSEVYPSKPKADEQKIIYSGQLLEDNAILKDVLRNYESQIAHTMHLVCSSKRMQENTPEVPKTDGLRQRNVTTENSQRPTETTPRPEMRQNDQNHTVEMQNYLTSFVNNYGRVPPYPNYNFGEGYLPVPNDPASMANHMLMMQQAYMQYMQQYANMRQAMATDTAIPPATETPPPPAEAPEPELDEGAARDWLDNLYAASRFAILLSLFCLYGSPARLLLVILLAAAGYLHQIGFFRDLNVNPVNNGQRRNEPRNGQRNEPQNNDDQEQNQGSRQPNEQQENDNDNQQSLLSVTWMIFTSFFASLIPDTN; translated from the exons ATGATACCAGATAACGTGACACTGATTGTAAAGGCTCCTAATCAGCAAATTGATGATCAGAATATCGAGTGTGAGTCGTCATGGACAGTCAGACAACTCAAAGGACACCTATCTGAAGTTTATCCTAGCAAAccg AAAGCAGACGAGCAGAAAATTATCTATTCTGGTCAGCTGTTAGAGGACAACGCCATTTTAAAAGACGTGCTAAGAAACTATGAAAGTCAAATAGCACATACTATGCACTTAGTTTGCTCATCGAAAAGAATGCAGGAAAATACCCCAGAAGTACCTAAGACGGACGGTCTACGACAGAGAAATGTCACGACGGAGAATTCTCAGCGCCCAACAGAAACTACACCAAGACCGGAAATGAGGCAAAATGATCAAAACCACACGGTCGAAATGCAGAACTATCTCACATCCTTCGTCAACAACTATGGAAGGGTTCCGCCCTATCCTAACTATAATTTCGGAGAAGGCTACCTGCCTGTTCCGAATGATCCGGCATCTATGGCCAATCATATGCTGATGATGCAACAGGCATATATGCAATATATGCAGCAATATGCTAACAT GAGACAAGCAATGGCTACTGACACCGCGATTCCACCCGCAACAGAAACCCCACCACCACCAGCGGAGGCACCAGAGCCAGAGCTAGATGAGGGCGCAGCGAGAGACTGGCTGGACAATTTGTATGCGGCTTCAAGATTTGCGATACTCTTGTCATTGTTCTGCTTGTACGGAAGCCCTGCGAGACTTCTACTCGTTATATTGTTGGCGGCAGCTGGTTATTT aCACCAAATAGGCTTCTTCCGCGACTTGAACGTGAATCCAGTAAATAACGGGCAACGCCGTAACGAACCGCGCAACGGACAAAGAAACGAACCGCAAAATAACGACGACCAGGAACAAAATCAAGGCAGTCGACAACCGAACGAACAGCAGGAAAATGATAACGATAATCAACAATCCTTGCTATCGGTTACTTGGATGATATTCACGTCATTTTTCGCGTCATTAATACCGGATacaaattaa
- the LOC113397715 gene encoding uncharacterized protein LOC113397715: MEKDEFTSLLHVSPALTNDMLTKALSEWFHTDVVFTHWEYVSDTGKGDSYLSELIRIRIHGNSEGNPYHVQVILKNIPKNACRRLTYRSEEFFQNEINFYQKILPTLLKFQSKKNVTDPFTNYTKLFLADTDGLNGVICLEDAGLENFGSAVRQEGIDLDHCKVTFKALAKYHALSFALRDQEPETFNRLSDAIFETYYDPRLWTWYGKFWHRVCGIAIDAVEKEYPNSIYEEKIKEFAVPETYEDMIRAVRDKTNGVISHGDCWTNNFLYKYQDGGPIDAKLIDFQLTRCASPVLDVSFVISACTEQELRSKHYDELLEYYYELLSKQIRELGSDPNKLYSWETFMEEVKKYSYFGLAFSFESTPFIILAPEDAVNMEMEGDKKMNIDDFWQLPPFKTKAGRLREANNVVHCVDRGYI, translated from the exons ATGGAGAAGGATGAATTTACATCCTTGTTGCATGTGTCTCCAGCGCTCACCAATGATATGTTGACCAAAGCACTCTCTGAATGGTTCCACACTGATGTCGTTTTTACTCACTGGGAG TATGTAAGTGACACGGGCAAAGGTGACTCCTACTTGAGCGAATTAATTCGAATTCGAATCCACGGCAACTCCGAAGGTAACCCATACCACGTACAAGTGATTTTGAAGAACATCCCCAAAAATGCTTGCAGGCGATTAACATATAGAAGCGAGGAATTCTTTCAgaatgaaatcaatttttatcaaaaaattctTCCAACTTTGCTCAAGTTTCAATCAAAGAAAAATGTCACAGATCCCTTTACAAACTACACGAAATTATTTTTGGCCGATACCGATGGCCTGAATGGAGTTATATGCCTCGAAGACGCTGGCTTGGAGAATTTCGGTAGCGCTGTACGTCAAGAAGGTATAGATTTAGATCACTGCAAAGTCACTTTCAAAGCGTTAGCCAAATACCACGCACTCTCGTTTGCTTTGAGAGATCAAGAACCGGAGACATTCAATAGACTGAGCGATGCTATCTTTGAAACCTACTACGACCCTAGACTCTGGACTTGGTACGGAAAGTTTTGGCACAGGGTATGCGGCATTGCTATTGATGCGGTCGAGAAAGAATACCCAAATTCAATATACGAGgagaaaattaaagaattcgCTGTACCGGAAACTTACGAAGACATGATAAGGGCAGTCAGGGACAAAACGAACGGTGTCATTTCGCATGGCGATTGTTGGACCAATAATTTCCTATACAAGTACCAAGACGGTGGTCCGATTGACGCGAAATTAATTGACTTCCAGCTGACCAGATGTGCCAGTCCAGTTCTTGATGTATCGTTTGTAATTTCCGCGTGCACGGAACAAGAATTGAGATCCAAACATTACGACGAATTGctggaatattattatgaattgctTTCCAAGCAGATAAGGGAGTTAGGCAGCGATCCGAATAAGCTGTATTCGTGGGAAACGTTTATGGAAGAAGTGAAGAAATATTCTTACTTCGGTTTGGCGTTTAGCTTTGAATCAACGCCGTTTATTATTTTGGCGCCAGAGGACGCTGTCAATATGGAGATGGAG GGTGACAAGAAAATGAACATTGATGATTTTTGGCAACTTCCACCGTTCAAGACTAAAGCTGGGCGACTGAGGGAAGCCAACAATGTTGTACATTGTGTGGACAggggttatatataa
- the LOC113397719 gene encoding TIMELESS-interacting protein, translating into MSLLEDVFLQDEANEAQELERVIEGDEFEERPRSDSDENSEKEDEAEEDKRRVDPTTTKTRRVIKNPRFVLNPARLMGPRGIQVIPDHFKDFKFKGKGHEKEDLDLVLKKLEHWAYRLYPKFQFEDCLKKIETLGKKRPVMVHLHKIRTDQYLTEETVVQKDSSDEEAPPEDEFDKLLQQQIELARSTPAPGSVKKVPISPIKENRSLIMPKATSSPSISEEQRERMLKNRKLAEERRLARLKNLSNAHINVAESQSTEVIETANLQNGNDNTENMNINPLTDDIVEVNTEIPIRRHNRSNVIDSSDEDEIMTVNESITADVHIHRPIDHGPRKVNSITTEKAQDNDIVTEDIEQVPENSHTENTNTLKHDLIESGNNDSENVTKNDNSKDKLEKTPSCNKNDDNDIITEMIEEVPVESRISHSDIVETDIQETDNINQIMNLTDSKNFVSVEDQVNILNQETVVNHKDDVEIIEDLMDVDFSDDF; encoded by the exons atgtcaCTCTTGGAGGATGTTTTTCTCCAAGATGAAGCAAATGAAGCCCAGGAATTAGAAAGGGTTATAGAAGGCGACGAATTTGAAGAAAGACCTCGATCAGATAGCGATGAAAACAGTGAAAAAGAAGACGAAGCAG AGGAAGATAAAAGACGAGTCGATCCAACAACAACTAAGACCAGACGCGTAATTAAAAATCCAAGGTTTGTTTTAAACCCAGCAAGGCTCATGGGACCTAGGGGTATACAAGTTATACCTGATCACTTCAAGGATTTCAAATTTAAag GTAAGGGACACGAAAAAGAGGACTTAGATTTAGTGCTCAAAAAGCTAGAACACTGGGCCTACAGATTATACCCTAAGTTTCAGTTTGAAGATTGCTTGAAGAAAATTGAAACACTAGGGAAAAAGAGACCTGTTATG GTACATCTGCACAAAATAAGAACAGATCAATATCTGACTGAGGAAACTGTGGTTCAAAAGGATTCAAGTGATGAGGAAGCACCCCCAGAGGATGAATTTGATAAATTACTACAACAACAAATTGAGTTGGCAAGATCAACTCCCGCCCCAGGGTCTGTTAAGAAAGTGCCGATTAGCCCCATTAAAGAAAACAG ATCTTTAATTATGCCAAAAGCGACATCATCACCATCCATCAGCGAAGAACAAAGAGAGAGAATGTTGAAAAACAGAAAACTCGCCGAAGAAAGGCGCTTAGCACGACTTAAAAACCTTTCAAATGCACATATTAATGTTGCGGAAAGTCAAAGTACAGAAGTTATAGAAACAGCAAATCTACAAAATGGTAATGATAATActgaaaatatgaatattaatccATTAACAGATGATATAGTCGAAGTTAATACAGAAATACCAATTAGAAGACACAATAGATCTAATGTTATCGACAGTTCAGACGAAGATGAAATAATGACAGTTAATGAATCAATTACGGCTGATGTACATATACACAGGCCAATAGATCATGGGCCAAGAAAAGTTAATTCTATCACTACAGAAAAAGCTCAAGATAATGACATTGTTACTGAAGATATTGAGCAAGTTCCAGAGAATTCCCATACAGAgaatacaaatacattaaaacatgaTTTAATTGAAAGTGGAAATAATGATTCTGAAAATGTTACAAAGAATGATAATTCTAAGGACAAATTAGAAAAAACACcatcttgtaataaaaatgacgatAATGACATTATTACCGAAATGATTGAAGAAGTTCCAGTAGAAAGTAGAATTAGTCATTCAGATATTGTTGAAACCGATATACAAGAAACAGATAACATTAATCAAATCATGAACTTGACTGACAGTAAAAATTTTGTATCTGTAGAAGACCAAGTAAATATTCTTAATCAAGAAACAGTTGTTAATCATAAAGATGATGTTGAAATTATTGAAGATTTAATGGATGTTGATTTTAgtgatgatttttaa
- the LOC113397727 gene encoding mediator of RNA polymerase II transcription subunit 20 gives MGVTVLQQYPVPENKTGTYVIELLTKRILALGATQQGQFLVDCESYLSLPQMGTTKTVHILHNSEQPASVFSILESGTKNIHVIADGLFDLLMMKLSQHYTSKKQTKIESKGPRFELGDFCVKLGSVTMNQSFKGVLVEVEYRPCVMANAVWGLLREFLQGLLGPSVPVQPPQHLLSRMNEIYTPIDTIYQYLEHFSAYRKLTGLRSA, from the exons ATGGGTGTTACAGT tTTGCAGCAGTATCCAGTACCCGAGAATAAAACCGGCACATACGTAATAGAATTATTAACGAAAAGAATATTAGCTCTTGGCGCAACACAACAGGGACAATTTCTTGTGGATTGCGAAAGTTATCTTTCACTTCCCCAAATGG GTACAACAAAGACAGTTCACATCCTTCATAATTCAGAGCAACCGGCATCTGTCTTCTCAATACTAGAGAGTGGTACAAAAAATATCCATGTCATAGCTGATGGATTGTTCGACTTATTAATGATGAAGCTCTCACAACACTATACatctaaaaaacaaacaaaaatagaaaGCAAAGGGCCAAGATTTGAGCTTGGTGACTTCTGCGTGAAATTGGGCTCAGTCACAATGAATCAAAGTTTTAAAGGTGTTCTGGTTGAG gtaGAGTATCGTCCATGTGTTATGGCAAATGCAGTATGGGGTCTGCTTCGTGAATTCCTACAAGGACTTTTAGGTCCTTCTGTACCTGTCCAGCCGCCGCAACACCTCCTTAGCAGAATGAACGAAATTTATACACCAATTGACACTATTTACCAGTATTTAGAACATTTTAGTGCTTACAGAAAACTTACAGGATTAAGAAGTGCATAG